From Stigmatopora nigra isolate UIUO_SnigA chromosome 17, RoL_Snig_1.1, whole genome shotgun sequence, a single genomic window includes:
- the zmiz2 gene encoding zinc finger MIZ domain-containing protein 2 isoform X2, translated as MKHLNSMKRAPHPTPQSGDGAFFHEPVSWQPTANQHPGSLSVVTTVWGVTNPTHSQVIGAPPMGPGDSTGGHMMPGGGGGGGPGMTGGMGPQFMGQQAYGDAVSKGYGQPLMYGRPNTAYNPAAAYGGSYPSNSGGMGARPPSDFTTATAAAVAAATATATATATVAAIQEKQNQDINYAQMGGASSYNPQFMSHAGTRGPPAMNQGSMVSGRPGATLPSGGGLYPPHPGASQKMHGGGGYSTATQGLKRTFHSEFGGGGGMSSMSGYPQQPLQYPPGAQQRCAPSPSYPGGRMPPMSQYASGSHSNPLSFPPGGGQPNPPQYYKSDVFNGQSSLPPAGPGGYNAFTQAAASGPGRGGGGGGMPGYPGSPMGGNPTPPMTPGTSVPPYLSPTQDTKPPYMPPDVKSNMGVPQPGAGNPSDDLRLTFPVRDGVVLEPFRLEHNLAVSNHAFQLRDSVYKTLMMRPDLELQFKCYHHEDRQMNTNWPASVQVSVNATPLSIERGDNKTSHKALYLKQVCQPGRNTVQITVTACCCSHLFVLQLVHRPSVRSVLQGLMKKRLLPAEHCITKIKRNFSSGTIPGTPGLNGEDGVEQTAIKVSLKCPITFRRIQLPARGHDCRHIQCFDLESYLQLNCERGTWRCPVCNKTALLEGLEVDQYMLGILVYIQNSDYEEITIDPLCGWRPVPVKPDLQVKEEPDGPALKRCRTVSPSHMVLPNVMEMIASLGPASSPYAGGGGRGSPDFNRPGSRGFAGQSAFPEFPNTPGTPTLGEYPSSGPPLSYPPEQAPHPSHNASLQQQHGSLSEDRNAAASHNARLHAEGSFALGGPPTGEAPDHSLDLLPELTNPDELLSYLGPPDLPSNSSDDLLSLFENN; from the exons ATGAAACACCTCAACTCCATGAAACGAGCCCCGCATCCCACTCCTCAAAG CGGTGACGGCGCCTTCTTCCATGAGCCAGTCTCCTGGCAACCAACAGCCAATCAGCACCCCGGCTCTCTCTCTGTTGTAACCACAGTGTGGGGCGTGACCAATCCCACGCACAGCCAG GTGATCGGAGCGCCGCCTATGGGTCCCGGCGACAGCACGGGCGGTCACATGATGCCCGGTGGGGGCGGAGGCGGGGGACCTGGCATGACCGGCGGCATGGGCCCACAGTTTATGGGCCAGCAAGCGTATGGTGACGCCGTGTCCAAAGGCTATGGTCAGCCGCTCATGTACGGACGCCCCAACACGGCGTACAACCCGGCGGCAGCCTACGGCGGCAG CTATCCCAGTAACAGTGGTGGCATGGGTGCACGCCCTCCTTCAGACTTTACCACAGCCACTGCCGCCGCCGTGGCCGCAGCCACCGCCACGGCCACAGCCACTGCCACTGTGGCTGCCATCCAGGAAAAACAGAACCAGGACATCAACTACGCTCAG ATGGGCGGAGCCTCCTCGTACAACCCCCAGTTTATGTCTCATGCTGGAACTCGCGGCCCCCCGGCCATGAACCAGGGGAGTATGGTGTCCGGCAGGCCCGGGGCCACGCTGCCTTCTGGCGGGGGCTTGTACCCGCCCCACCCCGGAGCCTCCCAGAAGATGCATGGCGGTGGGGGATATTCCACTGCAACACAGGGGCTCAAACGCACCTTCCACTCTGAG TTTGGTGGCGGTGGCGGGATGTCATCAATGTCGGGGTACCCTCAGCAACCACTGCAGTATCCCCCTGGAGCACAGCAACGGTGCGCTCCCTCCCCCTCGTACCCGGGAGGCCGCATGCCCCCCATGAGCCAGTACGCTTCTGGATCACACAGCAACCCGCTGTCATTCCCTCCGGGCGGAGGACAACCCAACCCACCCCAGTACTATAAG TCTGATGTGTTTAATGGGCAGAGCAGCCTGCCCCCTGCAGGCCCAGGAGGATATAATGCCTTCACGCAGGCAGCAGCCAGTGGG CCGGGCCGAGGGGGTGGCGGCGGGGGTATGCCCGGGTACCCCGGGTCCCCCATGGGCGGGAATCCCACCCCTCCCATGACTCCCGGCACCTCAGTGCCACCCTACCTCTCTCCGACCCAGGACACTAAACCCCCTTACATGCCCCCCGACGTCAAAAGCAACATGGGTGTCCCGCAGCCAGGTGCAG GTAACCCTAGCGACGACCTTCGCCTGACATTCCCGGTACGGGACGGCGTGGTGTTGGAGCCTTTCAGGCTGGAGCACAACTTGGCTGTCAGTAACCACGCATTCCAGCTTCGAGACTCCGTCTACAAAACGCTGATGATGAG GCCCGATCTGGAACTGCAGTTCAAGTGCTACCACCACGAGGACCGTCAGATGAACACCAACTGGCCTGCTTCGGTGCAGGTCAGCGTCAACGCCACACCTTTGTCCATCGAGCGCGGTGACAACAAGACCTCCCACAAAGCCCTGTACCTCAAGCAAGTGTGCCAGCCTGGACGCAACACGGTCCAGATCACCGTCACTGCCTGCTGCTGC TCTCACCTGTTCGTGCTGCAGCTGGTGCATCGACCATCGGTCAGGTCTGTGCTGCAAGGGCTGATGAAGAAACGGCTACTGCCGGCCGAGCACTGCATTACCAAGA TCAAGAGAAACTTCAGCAGCGGCACCATCCCCGGCACCCCTGGCCTGAATGGGGAGGACGGCGTGGAGCAAACGGCCATCAAAGTGTCGCTCAAGTGTCCCATTACATTCCGACGCATCCAGCTGCCGGCACGAGGACACGATTGCCGCCACATACAG TGCTTTGACCTGGAATCGTACCTGCAGCTCAACTGCGAGAGAGGGACATGGAGGTGTCCCGTCTGCAA TAAGACGGCTTTGTTGGAAGGTCTGGAGGTGGACCAGTACATGTTGGGGATCCTGGTATACATCCAGAA CTCTGACTACGAGGAGATCACCATCGACCCGCTGTGCGGCTGGCGGCCTGTGCCCGTCAAGCCTGACCTGCAGGTGAAGGAGGAGCCCGACGGACCGGCACTCAAGCGCTGTCGCACCGTCAGTCCCAGTCATATGGTGCTGCCGAACGTCATGGAAATGATTGCCTCGCTGGGACCCGCTTCCTCGCCCTACGCTGGCGGCGGCGGGAGGGGCAGCCCTGACTTCAACAGGCCAG GGAGTCGAGGCTTTGCCGGCCAATCGGCTTTCCCTGAGTTCCCTAACACTCCCGGAACACCCACCCTGGGAGAGTACCCCTCCTCCGGACCGCCGCTCTCCTACCCGCCCGAGCAG GCGCCTCACCCGTCCCACAATGCCTCGCTCCAGCAGCAGCACGGCAGCCTGAGCGAGGACAGGAACGCTGCTGCTTCCCACAATGCTCGGCTGCACGCCGAGGGCTCCTTTGCCCTAGGAGGACCCCCGACAGGAGAAGCGCCCGATCACTCGCTAGAT CTTTTGCCGGAGCTGACCAACCCGGATGAGCTGCTCTCCTACTTGGGACCGCCCGACCTGCCCAGCAACAGCAGTGACGACCTTTTGTCGCTCTTTGAGAACAACTGA
- the zmiz2 gene encoding zinc finger MIZ domain-containing protein 2 isoform X1 encodes MKHLNSMKRAPHPTPQSGDGAFFHEPVSWQPTANQHPGSLSVVTTVWGVTNPTHSQVIGAPPMGPGDSTGGHMMPGGGGGGGPGMTGGMGPQFMGQQAYGDAVSKGYGQPLMYGRPNTAYNPAAAYGGSYPSNSGGMGARPPSDFTTATAAAVAAATATATATATVAAIQEKQNQDINYAQMGGASSYNPQFMSHAGTRGPPAMNQGSMVSGRPGATLPSGGGLYPPHPGASQKMHGGGGYSTATQGLKRTFHSEFGGGGGMSSMSGYPQQPLQYPPGAQQRCAPSPSYPGGRMPPMSQYASGSHSNPLSFPPGGGQPNPPQYYKSDVFNGQSSLPPAGPGGYNAFTQAAASGVLHKDVFLESKQIPYSFQPGRGGGGGGMPGYPGSPMGGNPTPPMTPGTSVPPYLSPTQDTKPPYMPPDVKSNMGVPQPGAGNPSDDLRLTFPVRDGVVLEPFRLEHNLAVSNHAFQLRDSVYKTLMMRPDLELQFKCYHHEDRQMNTNWPASVQVSVNATPLSIERGDNKTSHKALYLKQVCQPGRNTVQITVTACCCSHLFVLQLVHRPSVRSVLQGLMKKRLLPAEHCITKIKRNFSSGTIPGTPGLNGEDGVEQTAIKVSLKCPITFRRIQLPARGHDCRHIQCFDLESYLQLNCERGTWRCPVCNKTALLEGLEVDQYMLGILVYIQNSDYEEITIDPLCGWRPVPVKPDLQVKEEPDGPALKRCRTVSPSHMVLPNVMEMIASLGPASSPYAGGGGRGSPDFNRPGSRGFAGQSAFPEFPNTPGTPTLGEYPSSGPPLSYPPEQAPHPSHNASLQQQHGSLSEDRNAAASHNARLHAEGSFALGGPPTGEAPDHSLDLLPELTNPDELLSYLGPPDLPSNSSDDLLSLFENN; translated from the exons ATGAAACACCTCAACTCCATGAAACGAGCCCCGCATCCCACTCCTCAAAG CGGTGACGGCGCCTTCTTCCATGAGCCAGTCTCCTGGCAACCAACAGCCAATCAGCACCCCGGCTCTCTCTCTGTTGTAACCACAGTGTGGGGCGTGACCAATCCCACGCACAGCCAG GTGATCGGAGCGCCGCCTATGGGTCCCGGCGACAGCACGGGCGGTCACATGATGCCCGGTGGGGGCGGAGGCGGGGGACCTGGCATGACCGGCGGCATGGGCCCACAGTTTATGGGCCAGCAAGCGTATGGTGACGCCGTGTCCAAAGGCTATGGTCAGCCGCTCATGTACGGACGCCCCAACACGGCGTACAACCCGGCGGCAGCCTACGGCGGCAG CTATCCCAGTAACAGTGGTGGCATGGGTGCACGCCCTCCTTCAGACTTTACCACAGCCACTGCCGCCGCCGTGGCCGCAGCCACCGCCACGGCCACAGCCACTGCCACTGTGGCTGCCATCCAGGAAAAACAGAACCAGGACATCAACTACGCTCAG ATGGGCGGAGCCTCCTCGTACAACCCCCAGTTTATGTCTCATGCTGGAACTCGCGGCCCCCCGGCCATGAACCAGGGGAGTATGGTGTCCGGCAGGCCCGGGGCCACGCTGCCTTCTGGCGGGGGCTTGTACCCGCCCCACCCCGGAGCCTCCCAGAAGATGCATGGCGGTGGGGGATATTCCACTGCAACACAGGGGCTCAAACGCACCTTCCACTCTGAG TTTGGTGGCGGTGGCGGGATGTCATCAATGTCGGGGTACCCTCAGCAACCACTGCAGTATCCCCCTGGAGCACAGCAACGGTGCGCTCCCTCCCCCTCGTACCCGGGAGGCCGCATGCCCCCCATGAGCCAGTACGCTTCTGGATCACACAGCAACCCGCTGTCATTCCCTCCGGGCGGAGGACAACCCAACCCACCCCAGTACTATAAG TCTGATGTGTTTAATGGGCAGAGCAGCCTGCCCCCTGCAGGCCCAGGAGGATATAATGCCTTCACGCAGGCAGCAGCCAGTGGG GTCCTTCATAAAGATGTGTTCCTCGAATCCAAACAAATACCTTATTCGTTTCAGCCGGGCCGAGGGGGTGGCGGCGGGGGTATGCCCGGGTACCCCGGGTCCCCCATGGGCGGGAATCCCACCCCTCCCATGACTCCCGGCACCTCAGTGCCACCCTACCTCTCTCCGACCCAGGACACTAAACCCCCTTACATGCCCCCCGACGTCAAAAGCAACATGGGTGTCCCGCAGCCAGGTGCAG GTAACCCTAGCGACGACCTTCGCCTGACATTCCCGGTACGGGACGGCGTGGTGTTGGAGCCTTTCAGGCTGGAGCACAACTTGGCTGTCAGTAACCACGCATTCCAGCTTCGAGACTCCGTCTACAAAACGCTGATGATGAG GCCCGATCTGGAACTGCAGTTCAAGTGCTACCACCACGAGGACCGTCAGATGAACACCAACTGGCCTGCTTCGGTGCAGGTCAGCGTCAACGCCACACCTTTGTCCATCGAGCGCGGTGACAACAAGACCTCCCACAAAGCCCTGTACCTCAAGCAAGTGTGCCAGCCTGGACGCAACACGGTCCAGATCACCGTCACTGCCTGCTGCTGC TCTCACCTGTTCGTGCTGCAGCTGGTGCATCGACCATCGGTCAGGTCTGTGCTGCAAGGGCTGATGAAGAAACGGCTACTGCCGGCCGAGCACTGCATTACCAAGA TCAAGAGAAACTTCAGCAGCGGCACCATCCCCGGCACCCCTGGCCTGAATGGGGAGGACGGCGTGGAGCAAACGGCCATCAAAGTGTCGCTCAAGTGTCCCATTACATTCCGACGCATCCAGCTGCCGGCACGAGGACACGATTGCCGCCACATACAG TGCTTTGACCTGGAATCGTACCTGCAGCTCAACTGCGAGAGAGGGACATGGAGGTGTCCCGTCTGCAA TAAGACGGCTTTGTTGGAAGGTCTGGAGGTGGACCAGTACATGTTGGGGATCCTGGTATACATCCAGAA CTCTGACTACGAGGAGATCACCATCGACCCGCTGTGCGGCTGGCGGCCTGTGCCCGTCAAGCCTGACCTGCAGGTGAAGGAGGAGCCCGACGGACCGGCACTCAAGCGCTGTCGCACCGTCAGTCCCAGTCATATGGTGCTGCCGAACGTCATGGAAATGATTGCCTCGCTGGGACCCGCTTCCTCGCCCTACGCTGGCGGCGGCGGGAGGGGCAGCCCTGACTTCAACAGGCCAG GGAGTCGAGGCTTTGCCGGCCAATCGGCTTTCCCTGAGTTCCCTAACACTCCCGGAACACCCACCCTGGGAGAGTACCCCTCCTCCGGACCGCCGCTCTCCTACCCGCCCGAGCAG GCGCCTCACCCGTCCCACAATGCCTCGCTCCAGCAGCAGCACGGCAGCCTGAGCGAGGACAGGAACGCTGCTGCTTCCCACAATGCTCGGCTGCACGCCGAGGGCTCCTTTGCCCTAGGAGGACCCCCGACAGGAGAAGCGCCCGATCACTCGCTAGAT CTTTTGCCGGAGCTGACCAACCCGGATGAGCTGCTCTCCTACTTGGGACCGCCCGACCTGCCCAGCAACAGCAGTGACGACCTTTTGTCGCTCTTTGAGAACAACTGA
- the ogdhb gene encoding 2-oxoglutarate dehydrogenase complex component E1, which produces MVTSQSNRRETCAIALKHGTPRDSHRHAQQAAQNDGTSWIWRPGHCASFSLMHHLMILAAAGLRPLTAVSRISARMPLRRTILNGANATYMEEMYLTWLEEPSRVHKSWDAVFRKSHMALRTPTPLQPSNLLPTMGTDVEKMVGDHLAVHTLIRTYQVRGHHIAKLDPLEISCVDFDDSPCNIGFQKVGSPGLDHTDLDKIFHLPKTTFIGGNEGALTLREIIRRLEESYCQHIGVEYMFINDVQQCQWIRQKFETPGILKFSAEEKRIMLNRMIQSTRFEEFLQRKWSSEKRFGLEGCESLIPALKAIIDKSSASGVESVIMGMPHRGRLNVLANVIRKELDQIFCQFDPKLEATDEGSGDVKYHLGSFQRRMNQITKKMVKLSLVANPSHLEAVDPVVQGKTKAEQFYSGDVEGKKVMSILIHGDAAFAGQGIVYETFHLSDLPSYTTHGTVHVVVNNQIGFTTDPRMARSSPYPTDVARVVNAPIFHVNADDPEAVMYVCNVAAEWRNTFHKDVVVDLVCYRRNGHNEMDEPMFTQPLMYKQIKKQKSVLQKFAQSLIEEKVVTMQEYQEEVAKYDNMCEKAYARSKDEKILHIKHWLDSPWRDFFTEDGRPKTMSCPSTGLSEDELCHIGKVAASVPMEDFTIHSGLSRILKGRADMVNQRVCDWSLGEYMALGSLLKQGIHVRLSGQDVERGTFSHRHHVLHDQNVDKKICIPMNHISSDQATYTVCNSSLSEYGVLGFELGFAMASPDALVLWEAQFGDFHNTAQCIIDQFVSSGQAKWVRQDGIVLLLPHGMEGMGPEHSSARPERFLQMCNDDPDVLPKQHGEFAVQQLYDCNWIVVNCSTPANYFHVLRRQILLPFRKPLIVFTPKSLLRHPEARSSFDLMLSGTHFQRVIPDEGPASARPSDVKRLVFCTGKMFYELRRERARRDLDAVVALVRVEQLSPFPFDLVRTEMERYSQADLVWCQEEHKNQGYYDYIKPRMQTTVGHSRPIWYAGRDPAAAPATGNKQTHLTELQRLLDCTFDLENHR; this is translated from the exons ATGGTGACGTCACAGTCAAACCGCCGTGAGACGTGCGCAATCGCACTCAAGCACGGGACGCCTCGGGAttcacacagacacgcacag CaggctgcacaaaatgatggtACGAGTTGGATCTGGCGCCCGGGCCACTGTG CATCCTTTTCACTGATGCATCACTTGATGATCTTGGCGGCGGCCGGGTTGCGACCCCTGACAGCCGTCTCACGGATCTCTGCTCGCATGCCACTCCGGAGAACCATACTCAATGGAGCCAATGCAACCTACATGGAGGAGATGTACTTGACGTGGTTGGAGGAGCCCTCCCGCGTGCACAAG TCATGGGACGCAGTATTCCGTAAAAGCCACATGGCCCTCCGTACCCCGACGCCTCTCCAGCCGTCGAATCTTCTGCCCACTATGGGGACCGATGTGGAAAAAATGGTGGGAGATCATCTGGCGGTCCACACGCTTATACGCACTTACCAG GTTCGAGGACATCACATTGCCAAGTTAGACCCTCTGGAAATCAGCTGTGTGGACTTTGATGACTCCCCTTGTAACATCGGTTTCCAAAAAGTTG GTTCTCCCGGTCTGGATCATACCGACTTGGACAAGATTTTCCACCTTCCCAAAACCACATTCATTGGCGGCAACGAGGGCGCTTTAACGCTCAGAGAGATCATTCGACGTCTGGag GAGTCATATTGCCAGCACATCGGAGTGGAGTATATGTTCATCAACGATGTACAGCAGTGCCAGTGGATCCGACAGAAATTTGAGACCCCGGGAATCCTGAAGTTTAGTGCAGAGGAGAAGCGGATCATGTTGAACAGGATGATCCAATCCACAAG GTTTGAGGAGTTCCTCCAAAGAAAGTGGTCATCAGAGAAACGTTTCGGCTTAGAAGGATGCGAGTCACTCATCCCAGCCCTGAAGGCCATCATCGACAAGTCGAGCGCGAGTGGCGTGGAAAGCGTCATCATGGGAATGCCACACAG AGGGAGGCTAAACGTTCTAGCCAACGTCATCCGCAAGGAACTGGACCAGATCTTCTGCCAGTTTGATCCAAAACTGGAGGCGACAGACGAG GGTTCCGGAGACGTCAAATACCACCTGGGAAGCTTCCAAAGGAGAATGAATCAAATCACCAAAAAGATGGTCAAGTTGTCACTCGTGGCCAACCCGTCCCACCTGGAGGCCGTGGACCCCGTGGTCCAGGGTAAGACGAAAGCCGAGCAGTTCTACAGCGGGGATGTGGAAGGCAAGAAG GTGATGTCCATCCTTATTCACGGCGACGCCGCATTCGCCGGTCAGGGTATCGTCTACGAGACCTTCCACCTGTCCGACCTGCCGTCCTACACGACACACGGCACCGTGCATGTGGTGGTCAACAACCAG ATTGGCTTCACCACGGATCCCAGGATGGCCCGCTCGTCCCCGTATCCCACCGACGTGGCTCGCGTGGTTAACGCACCCATCTTCCACGTCAACGCCGACGACCCCGAGGCCGTCATGTACGTGTGCAACGTAGCGGCGGAATGGCGGAACACATTCCACAAAGATGTGGTGGTGGACCTG GTATGCTACCGGCGGAACGGCCACAACGAGATGGACGAGCCAATGTTCACGCAACCGCTGATGTACAAGCAGATCAAAAAGCAAAAGAGTGTCTTGCAGAAGTTTGCACAGAGCCTTATTGAAGAAAAAGTGGTAACCATGCAGGAGTACCAG GAGGAAGTGGCCAAATACGACAACATGTGTGAGAAGGCCTACGCTCGCTCTAAAGATGAGAAGATTTTGCACATTAAACACTGGCTGGACTCACCATGGCGTG ATTTCTTCACTGAGGATGGACGCCCTAAAACCATGAGCTGTCCATCCACTGGCCTTTCGGAGGATGAGCTTTGCCATATTGGAAAGGTGGCCGCCTCCGTCCCCATGGAAGACTTCACCATCCACTCAG GGCTAAGCCGCATACTCAAAGGCCGAGCAGACATGGTGAATCAGCGCGTGTGCGACTGGTCACTGGGCGAATACATGGCGTTGGGCTCTCTGCTCAAACAAGGCATCCACGTTCGTTTGAGTGGTCAGGATGTAGAGAGGGGGACTTTCAG CCATCGCCATCACGTTCTTCACGACCAAAACGTGGACAAGAAGATTTGCATCCCGATGAACCACATCTCCAGCGACCAGGCCACTTACACCGTCTGCAACAGCTCGCTGTCGGAATACGGGGTCCTAG GTTTTGAATTAGGCTTTGCTATGGCCAGCCCCGACGCGTTGGTTCTATGGGAGGCTCAGTTCGGAGACTTCCACAACACGGCTCAGTGCATCATTGACCAGTTCGTCAGCTCGGGTCAAGCCAAGTGGGTACGGCAGGACGGCATCGTGTTGCTGCTCCCTCACGGCATGGAGGGAATG GGTCCCGAGCATTCGTCGGCCCGCCCCGAAAGATTTCTCCAGATGTGCAACGACGACCCCGACGTGCTTCCG AAGCAGCATGGTGAGTTTGCCGTTCAGCAGCTGTATGATTGCAACTGGATTGTTGTCAACTGCTCCACACCTGCAAACTATTTCCACGTTCTTCGCCGACAGATCCTGTTACCCTTCAGAAAACCG CTGATTGTATTCACGCCAAAGTCGCTTTTACGCCACCCAGAGGCTCGATCCAGTTTTGACCTTATGTTATCAG GAACCCACTTTCAGCGTGTGATACCCGACGAGGGTCCGGCGTCCGCCCGGCCCAGCGACGTGAAGCGGCTTGTATTCTGCACTGGAAAAATGTTCTACGAACTGCGCCGCGAGCGTGCCAGGCGGGATCTGGACGCCGTCGTGGCATTGGTCCGTGTGGAGCAG CTTTCTCCATTCCCATTTGATCTGGTGCGAACTGAAATGGAGCGCTACTCCCAGGCGGACTTGGTCTGGTGTCAGGAAGAGCACAAGAATCAGGGATATTACGACTACATTAAGCCGCGCATGCAGACCACCGTTGGCCATTCACGACCAATTTG GTATGCCGGGCGCGATCCCGCAGCTGCCCCGGCGACGGGAAACAAGCAAACTCACCTGACGGAGCTGCAACGCCTCCTCGACTGCACCTTTGACCTGGAAAACCACCGTTGA